From Motacilla alba alba isolate MOTALB_02 chromosome 9, Motacilla_alba_V1.0_pri, whole genome shotgun sequence, a single genomic window includes:
- the KLHL24 gene encoding kelch-like protein 24 produces MVLILGRRLNREDSGIRDSPATKRKVFEMDPKSLSGPEFFDFSSGSSHAESILQIFNEFRDSRLFTDVIICVEGREFPCHRAVLSACSSYFRAMFCNDHRESREMLVEINGIFAEAMDCFLQYVYTGKVKITTENVQYLFETSSLFQISVLRDACAKFLEEQLDPCNCLGIQRFADTHSLKTLFTKCRNFALQTFEDVSQHEEFLELGKDELIDYICSDELVISKEEMVFEAVMRWVYRAVELRRPVLHELLTHVRLPLLHPNYFVQTVEVDQLIQNSPECYQLLHEARRYHILGNEMMSPRTRPRRSTGYSEVIVVVGGCERVGGFNLPYTECYDPVTGEWKSLAKLPEFTKSEYAVCALRNDILVSGGRINSRDVWIYNSQLNIWIRVASLNKGRWRHKMAVLLGKVYVVGGYDGQNRLSSVECYDSFSNRWTEVAPLKEAVSSPAVTSCVGKLFVIGGGPDDNTCSDKVQSYDPDTNSWLLRATIPIAKRCITAVSLNNLIYVAGGLTKAIYCYDPIEDYWMHVQNTFSRQENCGMSVCNGKIYILGGRRENGEATDTILCYDPATGIITGVAAMPRPVSYHGCVTIHRYNEKGFKL; encoded by the exons ATGGTACTAATATTGGGACGCAGACTGAATAGAGAGGATAGCGGGATACGAGATTCCCCTGCAACCAAGCGGAAAGTTTTTGAAATGGACCCAAAATCGTTGTCAGGCCCTGAGTTTTTCGACTTCTCCTCGGGATCATCCCACGCAGAAAGCATTCTCCAGATCTTCAATGAATTCCGAGACAGCCGGCTGTTCACGGACGTCATCATCTGCGTGGAGGGCCGGGAGTTCCCGTGCCACCGCGCCGTCCTCTCGGCCTGCAGCAGCTACTTCAGAGCCATGTTCTGCAACGaccacagggagagcagggagatgctggtgGAGATCAACGGCATTTTTGCCGAAGCCATGGATTGCTTTTTGCAGTACGTGTACACGGGCAAGGTGAAAATCACGACGGAGAACGTGCAGTATCTGTTCGAAACGTCGAGTCTGTTCCAGATCAGCGTCCTGCGCGACGCCTGCGCCAAgttcctggaggagcagctggatccCTGCAATTGCCTGGGCATCCAGCGCTTCGCAGACACGCACTCGCTCAAGACGCTGTTCACCAAGTGCAGGAACTTTGCGCTGCAGACGTTTGAGGACGTGTCCCAGCACGAAGagttcctggagctggggaaggacgAGCTGATCGATTACATTTGCAGCGACGAGCTGGTGATCAGTAAGGAGGAGATGGTGTTCGAGGCCGTCATGCGCTGGGTGTACCGCGCCGTCGAGCTGCGCCGGCCCGTGCTCCACGAGCTCCTGACGCACGTCAGGCTCCCGCTCCTGCACCCCAACTACTTTGTTCAGACTGTGGAAGTGGACCAGCTGATTCAGAATTCCCCGGAGTGCTATCAGCTGCTGCACGAAGCCAGGCGATACCACATCCTCGGAAACGAGATGATGTCTCCCAGAACTAGGCCTCGCAG ATCAACTGGTTATTCTGAGGTGATAGTTGTTGTTGGAGGCTGTGAACGAGTTGGAGGGTTTAATTTGCCATACACGGAGTGCTATGATCCTGTGACAGGAGAGTGGAAATCACTGGCTAAACTTCCAGAGTTTACCAAGTCTGAGTATGCTGTCTGTGCTCTGCGGAATGACATTCTTGTTTCAG GTGGAAGAATCAATAGCCGGGATGTCTGGATTTATAACTCTCAACTTAACATTTGGATCAGAGTTGCCTCCTTAAATAAAGGCAGATGGAGACATAAAATGGCTGTTCTTCTGGGTAAA GTGTATGTGGTGGGAGGATACGATGGGCAGAACCGCCTGAGCAGTGTGGAGTGCTACGACTCCTTCTCCAACCGTTGGACTGAGGTGGCTCccctgaaggaggctgtgagcTCCCCAGCTGTGACCAGCTGTGTTGGCAAACTCTTTGTCATTGGGGGTGGCCCTGATGACAACACCTGTTCCGACAAG GTTCAGTCTTACGATCCTGATACCAATTCCTGGCTGCTCCGTGCCACCATCCCCATTGCCAAGAGATGTATCACGGCCGTGTCCCTGAACAACCTGATCTACGTTGCTGGCGGGCTCACCAAAGCCATTTACTGCTATGACCCCATTGAGGACTACTGGATGCATGTACAGAATACATTCAGCAGACAG GAGAATTGTGGCATGTCTGTGTGTAATGGAAAAATCTATATCCTTGGTGGAAGACGGGAAAATGGTGAAGCCACAGACACTATTCTTTGTTATGACCCTGCAACGGGCATTATCACAGGAGTAGCAGCCATGCCCAGGCCAGTCTCGTATCATGGCTGTGTGACCATTCATAGATATAATGAAAAAGGCTTTAAACTgtaa